The Lasioglossum baleicum chromosome 15, iyLasBale1, whole genome shotgun sequence genome has a segment encoding these proteins:
- the Sema5c gene encoding semaphorin 5c isoform X1 codes for MDSRRSSTLLAMLGTLVAVLSAADDFRRISYDDLVDTALFQQEGVTAYSQLLFDVARQQVVVGARDNLYRLTLTSLTRLEHAEWPAPDDKINMCQNKGQTVEDCRNYVKVLLSNGKSLFTCGTYAFSPWCTWREIENITSVTSEMPGVAMCPYSPHANVTALLARGPTGGLFTGAPTDFSGADPAICRTLASPNLRTHQYDSRWLNDPQFVGSFETEDHVYFLFRESAVEYINCGKKIYSRIARVCKNDRGGQIMMREVWTTFSKSRLNCSLPGEFPFYYDEIQGAVYHPEEGIVYATFTTPVNGIAGSAICAFNMSAITDSFEGPFKHQENSGAAWQKGPVPHRSRQRCGSSADVAPHQIVDSQRYQLMDDAVQPTTPEPLRVATLERFTHIALDQTPTKLHRGVTVLYVATEAGLIKKISVLPRTRETCVLEVWGPLPSTPLTLQFLKDTQSLYVGTEIGLSRIPAVQCHRHRSRQACLNAQEPYCGWNELSMKCAPAPRQNHLANHWHQEVTKCPVLTDPVDGGWSAWSSWSGCQHGTADHGRSHSHAHPHAHSHSHSYSHSDHAEVTDSCQCQTRECNNPPAQHGGAGCTGARVRVTNCTVHGGWTAWSAWSACSQTCGLAMRTRRRSCTNPAPDFGGRVCVGHDHDDIVCIDLPPCPAPTKAATPAPQSGQWSSWGPWNSCSRPCNTGIRIRRRTCENTSLRKSGGVECNGCDVQVEECNSHRCVETKRYSGWTPWLATNATALQTGSNLGYVEKRFRFSCRAQTDDPSSVRVQLAKEEERYCKNDGSCTRGSLGQSGYGDLATETGWSEWSSWRACDRPCGGGSQRRVRQCESPPCEGGVSIQTKACNTHPCRSTTLIGSSATSIVAESPWSSWTEWSECSTSCGSGVRTRTRECLGPEDCEGPRLVREACETPSCESLFGWDSWSRWTPCDDDRQQYRKRLCVEHADGACQGPARETRDCIPDCMDNDVNALRSSVEQSGVTIGVVVASCAVGFLVGLAVTAVLGYCYLKRRQRRVPGSPHYAAKQNPYVTVPLKEVNTKRQPSFSGSTNGNGTLRGKNNANVNGLGSPKPYPKSLDYESATLKRNSHGQQHIRVDLDQDKYY; via the exons AGATAACCTGTACCGATTGACCCTGACGTCACTGACGCGGCTGGAGCATGCGGAATGGCCCGCCCCGGACGACAAGATCAACATGTGCCAGAACAAGGGGCAGACCGTCGAGGACTGTCGCAACTACGTCAAGGTGCTCCTCAGCAATGGGAAGAGCTTGTTCACCTGCGGCACTTACGCGTTCAGCCCTTGGTGCACCTGGAGAGAG ATCGAGAACATCACCAGTGTGACCAGCGAGATGCCAGGCGTGGCGATGTGTCCATACTCGCCGCACGCGAACGTGACCGCTCTCCTCGCCAGAGGACCCACTGGAGGATTGTTCACCGGTGCCCCGACTGATTTCTCTGGCGCCGATCCTGCGATCTGCAGAACGCTAGCATCGCCGAATCTTCGTACACACCAATACGACTCCAG GTGGTTGAACGATCCGCAGTTCGTCGGCAGCTTCGAGACCGAGGATCACGTCTACTTCCTGTTCCGCGAATCCGCCGTCGAGTACATCAACTGCGGCAAG AAAATCTACTCCAGGATCGCGAGAGTCTGCAAAAACGATCGCGGCGGACAAATCATGATGAGAGAAGTGTGGACGACCTTCAGCAAATCGCGATTGAACTGTTCGCTCCCCGGCGAGTTTCCATTTTACTATGACGAGATCCAAGGCGCGGTCTATCATCCAGAAGAAGGCATCGTTTACGCGACATTCACCACACCCGT CAACGGAATCGCTGGCTCGGCGATCTGCGCGTTCAACATGTCCGCGATCACCGACAGCTTCGAGGGACCGTTCAAACACCAGGAAAACTCGGGCGCGGCTTGGCAGAAAGGCCCGGTCCCTCATCGGTCGCGACAACGATGCGGAAGTTCTGCCGACGTGGCGCCGCACCAGATCGTCGACAGCCAGAGGTATCAATTGATGGACGACGCTGTTCAACCGACAACCCCCGAGCCGCTTCGTGTCGCAACCCTCGAGAGGTTCACGCACATCGCGCTCGATCAAACTCCGACCAAGCTGCACCGGGGCGTCACTGTACTTTACGTCGCCACGGAGGCAGGTCTGATCAAGAAGATCTCGGTGCTGCCCAGAACGCGAGAGACCTGCGTCCTCGAGGTATGGGGGCCGTTGCCGTCCACCCCGTTGACCCTGCAGTTTCTCAAGGACACGCAGAGCCTGTACGTCGGCACGGAGATCGGACTGTCCAG AATACCCGCGGTCCAGTGCCATCGGCATCGCAGTCGCCAGGCCTGCTTGAACGCCCAAGAGCCGTACTGCGGCTGGAACGAGTTGTCGATGAAGTGTGCACCTGCGCCTAGGCAAAACCATCTGGCGAACCATTGGCACCAGGAAGTGACCAAGTGCCCGGTCCTGACGGATCCCGTGGACGGCGGCTGGAGCGCCTGGAGCTCTTGGTCCGGCTGCCAGCATGGCACCGCGGATCACGGTCGATCCCACTCTCATGCGCATCCTCACGCTCATTCACATTCGCACTCTTACTCGCACTCGGATCACGCGGAG GTGACGGACAGCTGTCAGTGCCAGACCAGAGAGTGCAACAACCCGCCGGCGCAACACGGTGGAGCCGGTTGCACCGGTGCCAGGGTTCGAGTCACCAATTGCACCGTGCACGGTGGTTGGACAGCCTGGTCCGCTTGGTCCGCGTGCTCCCAGACCTGCGGTTTGGCTATGAGAACGCGTCGACGCTCTTGCACTAATCCAGCTCCCGATTTTGGCGGTAGAGTTTGCGTCGGCCACGATCACGACGACATCGTCTGTATAGATCTTCCTCCTTGTCCCGCGCCGACCAAAGCCGCGACGCCCGCTCCCCAATCCGGTCAGTGGTCCTCGTGGGGCCCCTGGAACTCTTGCTCTCGACCTTGCAACACCG GCATACGAATACGCAGGAGAACGTGCGAGAACACCTCGCTGCGGAAATCCGGCGGCGTCGAGTGCAACGGGTGCGACGTTCAG GTCGAAGAGTGCAACAGCCATCGATGCGTCGAGACTAAGAGGTACTCCGGTTGGACGCCGTGGCTCGCGACGAACGCCACCGCCCTGCAGACAGGCAGCAATCTTGGATACGTCGAGAAACGTTTCCGGTTCAGCTGTCGAGCGCAAACCGACGACCCATCGAGCGTCAGAGTACAGCTCGCCAAGGAGGAGGAGCGTTACTGCAAGAACGACGGCTCCTGCACGAGGGGCAGCCTCGGTCAGAGCGGATACGGGGATCTAGCGACGGAGACCGGTTGGAGCGAATGGTCATCTTGGCGGGCCTGCGATCGCCCCTGCGGCGGAGGTTCTCAGCGCAGG GTGAGGCAGTGCGAATCGCCGCCTTGCGAGGGAGGAGTGTCGATTCAGACGAAAGCGTGCAACACGCATCCGTGTCGATCGACGACGCTGATCGGCAGCAGCGCGACGTCCATCGTCGCGGAAAGTCCATGGTCCTCGTGGACCGAATGGTCCGAGTGCTCGACTTCGTGCGGCTCGGGCGTTCGGACTAGAACCAGAGAATGCCTCGGCCCGGAGGATTGCGAGGGACCGCGTCTGGTTCGCGAAGCCTGCGAGACGCCGAGCTGCGAGTCCCTGTTCGGTTGGGACTCATGGTCGAGGTGGACCCCGTGCGACGACGATCGTCAACAGTATCGGAAGCGTTTGTGCGTCGAGCACGCAGACGGAGCGTGCCAGGGACCAGCGAGAGAAACGCGCGACTGTATACCAGACTGCATGGATAATG ACGTGAACGCGCTCCGATCGAGCGTGGAGCAGTCGGGCGTTACGATCGGCGTGGTGGTCGCCAGCTGCGCGGTCGGATTCCTGGTCGGTTTGGCAGTGACTGCGGTCCTCGGCTACTGCTATCTGAAACGACGCCAACGGCGAGTCCCGGGGAGCCCGCACTACGCCGCCAAGCAGAATCCTTACGTGACGGTCCCCTTGAAAGAG GTGAACACCAAACGACAGCCCAGCTTCTCGGGCAGCACGAACGGCAACGGAACTCTCCGGGGGAAGAACAACGCGAACGTGAACGGCCTCGGTAGTCCGAAACCGTATCCGAAGAGTCTCGACTACGAGTCCGCCACGCTGAAACGCAACAGCCACGGACAGCAGCACATCCGAGTCGATCTCGACCAGGACAAATACTATTGA
- the Sema5c gene encoding semaphorin 5c isoform X2 has translation MCQNKGQTVEDCRNYVKVLLSNGKSLFTCGTYAFSPWCTWREIENITSVTSEMPGVAMCPYSPHANVTALLARGPTGGLFTGAPTDFSGADPAICRTLASPNLRTHQYDSRWLNDPQFVGSFETEDHVYFLFRESAVEYINCGKKIYSRIARVCKNDRGGQIMMREVWTTFSKSRLNCSLPGEFPFYYDEIQGAVYHPEEGIVYATFTTPVNGIAGSAICAFNMSAITDSFEGPFKHQENSGAAWQKGPVPHRSRQRCGSSADVAPHQIVDSQRYQLMDDAVQPTTPEPLRVATLERFTHIALDQTPTKLHRGVTVLYVATEAGLIKKISVLPRTRETCVLEVWGPLPSTPLTLQFLKDTQSLYVGTEIGLSRIPAVQCHRHRSRQACLNAQEPYCGWNELSMKCAPAPRQNHLANHWHQEVTKCPVLTDPVDGGWSAWSSWSGCQHGTADHGRSHSHAHPHAHSHSHSYSHSDHAEVTDSCQCQTRECNNPPAQHGGAGCTGARVRVTNCTVHGGWTAWSAWSACSQTCGLAMRTRRRSCTNPAPDFGGRVCVGHDHDDIVCIDLPPCPAPTKAATPAPQSGQWSSWGPWNSCSRPCNTGIRIRRRTCENTSLRKSGGVECNGCDVQVEECNSHRCVETKRYSGWTPWLATNATALQTGSNLGYVEKRFRFSCRAQTDDPSSVRVQLAKEEERYCKNDGSCTRGSLGQSGYGDLATETGWSEWSSWRACDRPCGGGSQRRVRQCESPPCEGGVSIQTKACNTHPCRSTTLIGSSATSIVAESPWSSWTEWSECSTSCGSGVRTRTRECLGPEDCEGPRLVREACETPSCESLFGWDSWSRWTPCDDDRQQYRKRLCVEHADGACQGPARETRDCIPDCMDNDVNALRSSVEQSGVTIGVVVASCAVGFLVGLAVTAVLGYCYLKRRQRRVPGSPHYAAKQNPYVTVPLKEVNTKRQPSFSGSTNGNGTLRGKNNANVNGLGSPKPYPKSLDYESATLKRNSHGQQHIRVDLDQDKYY, from the exons ATGTGCCAGAACAAGGGGCAGACCGTCGAGGACTGTCGCAACTACGTCAAGGTGCTCCTCAGCAATGGGAAGAGCTTGTTCACCTGCGGCACTTACGCGTTCAGCCCTTGGTGCACCTGGAGAGAG ATCGAGAACATCACCAGTGTGACCAGCGAGATGCCAGGCGTGGCGATGTGTCCATACTCGCCGCACGCGAACGTGACCGCTCTCCTCGCCAGAGGACCCACTGGAGGATTGTTCACCGGTGCCCCGACTGATTTCTCTGGCGCCGATCCTGCGATCTGCAGAACGCTAGCATCGCCGAATCTTCGTACACACCAATACGACTCCAG GTGGTTGAACGATCCGCAGTTCGTCGGCAGCTTCGAGACCGAGGATCACGTCTACTTCCTGTTCCGCGAATCCGCCGTCGAGTACATCAACTGCGGCAAG AAAATCTACTCCAGGATCGCGAGAGTCTGCAAAAACGATCGCGGCGGACAAATCATGATGAGAGAAGTGTGGACGACCTTCAGCAAATCGCGATTGAACTGTTCGCTCCCCGGCGAGTTTCCATTTTACTATGACGAGATCCAAGGCGCGGTCTATCATCCAGAAGAAGGCATCGTTTACGCGACATTCACCACACCCGT CAACGGAATCGCTGGCTCGGCGATCTGCGCGTTCAACATGTCCGCGATCACCGACAGCTTCGAGGGACCGTTCAAACACCAGGAAAACTCGGGCGCGGCTTGGCAGAAAGGCCCGGTCCCTCATCGGTCGCGACAACGATGCGGAAGTTCTGCCGACGTGGCGCCGCACCAGATCGTCGACAGCCAGAGGTATCAATTGATGGACGACGCTGTTCAACCGACAACCCCCGAGCCGCTTCGTGTCGCAACCCTCGAGAGGTTCACGCACATCGCGCTCGATCAAACTCCGACCAAGCTGCACCGGGGCGTCACTGTACTTTACGTCGCCACGGAGGCAGGTCTGATCAAGAAGATCTCGGTGCTGCCCAGAACGCGAGAGACCTGCGTCCTCGAGGTATGGGGGCCGTTGCCGTCCACCCCGTTGACCCTGCAGTTTCTCAAGGACACGCAGAGCCTGTACGTCGGCACGGAGATCGGACTGTCCAG AATACCCGCGGTCCAGTGCCATCGGCATCGCAGTCGCCAGGCCTGCTTGAACGCCCAAGAGCCGTACTGCGGCTGGAACGAGTTGTCGATGAAGTGTGCACCTGCGCCTAGGCAAAACCATCTGGCGAACCATTGGCACCAGGAAGTGACCAAGTGCCCGGTCCTGACGGATCCCGTGGACGGCGGCTGGAGCGCCTGGAGCTCTTGGTCCGGCTGCCAGCATGGCACCGCGGATCACGGTCGATCCCACTCTCATGCGCATCCTCACGCTCATTCACATTCGCACTCTTACTCGCACTCGGATCACGCGGAG GTGACGGACAGCTGTCAGTGCCAGACCAGAGAGTGCAACAACCCGCCGGCGCAACACGGTGGAGCCGGTTGCACCGGTGCCAGGGTTCGAGTCACCAATTGCACCGTGCACGGTGGTTGGACAGCCTGGTCCGCTTGGTCCGCGTGCTCCCAGACCTGCGGTTTGGCTATGAGAACGCGTCGACGCTCTTGCACTAATCCAGCTCCCGATTTTGGCGGTAGAGTTTGCGTCGGCCACGATCACGACGACATCGTCTGTATAGATCTTCCTCCTTGTCCCGCGCCGACCAAAGCCGCGACGCCCGCTCCCCAATCCGGTCAGTGGTCCTCGTGGGGCCCCTGGAACTCTTGCTCTCGACCTTGCAACACCG GCATACGAATACGCAGGAGAACGTGCGAGAACACCTCGCTGCGGAAATCCGGCGGCGTCGAGTGCAACGGGTGCGACGTTCAG GTCGAAGAGTGCAACAGCCATCGATGCGTCGAGACTAAGAGGTACTCCGGTTGGACGCCGTGGCTCGCGACGAACGCCACCGCCCTGCAGACAGGCAGCAATCTTGGATACGTCGAGAAACGTTTCCGGTTCAGCTGTCGAGCGCAAACCGACGACCCATCGAGCGTCAGAGTACAGCTCGCCAAGGAGGAGGAGCGTTACTGCAAGAACGACGGCTCCTGCACGAGGGGCAGCCTCGGTCAGAGCGGATACGGGGATCTAGCGACGGAGACCGGTTGGAGCGAATGGTCATCTTGGCGGGCCTGCGATCGCCCCTGCGGCGGAGGTTCTCAGCGCAGG GTGAGGCAGTGCGAATCGCCGCCTTGCGAGGGAGGAGTGTCGATTCAGACGAAAGCGTGCAACACGCATCCGTGTCGATCGACGACGCTGATCGGCAGCAGCGCGACGTCCATCGTCGCGGAAAGTCCATGGTCCTCGTGGACCGAATGGTCCGAGTGCTCGACTTCGTGCGGCTCGGGCGTTCGGACTAGAACCAGAGAATGCCTCGGCCCGGAGGATTGCGAGGGACCGCGTCTGGTTCGCGAAGCCTGCGAGACGCCGAGCTGCGAGTCCCTGTTCGGTTGGGACTCATGGTCGAGGTGGACCCCGTGCGACGACGATCGTCAACAGTATCGGAAGCGTTTGTGCGTCGAGCACGCAGACGGAGCGTGCCAGGGACCAGCGAGAGAAACGCGCGACTGTATACCAGACTGCATGGATAATG ACGTGAACGCGCTCCGATCGAGCGTGGAGCAGTCGGGCGTTACGATCGGCGTGGTGGTCGCCAGCTGCGCGGTCGGATTCCTGGTCGGTTTGGCAGTGACTGCGGTCCTCGGCTACTGCTATCTGAAACGACGCCAACGGCGAGTCCCGGGGAGCCCGCACTACGCCGCCAAGCAGAATCCTTACGTGACGGTCCCCTTGAAAGAG GTGAACACCAAACGACAGCCCAGCTTCTCGGGCAGCACGAACGGCAACGGAACTCTCCGGGGGAAGAACAACGCGAACGTGAACGGCCTCGGTAGTCCGAAACCGTATCCGAAGAGTCTCGACTACGAGTCCGCCACGCTGAAACGCAACAGCCACGGACAGCAGCACATCCGAGTCGATCTCGACCAGGACAAATACTATTGA